From the Cucumis sativus cultivar 9930 chromosome 5, Cucumber_9930_V3, whole genome shotgun sequence genome, the window tttgtaatttaaaaaaaatgagaaaagaaataaatatttggtttagaatttctttatcattataaattgtttagaatattatgtatgtttataattttgttaaagagtAGGTTTAGTATACAAGTTggttaaaaaatggtttaaaatatgaGCATACAAGTTGATCCTTCATCTATGATCTCTGAGGCTTGCCCAAATGGCACACATGGACACCATGCTGTACAGCAACCTAATAttatgaaagataaaagatagTTAAAGTTAGGGTAATTATAAAGAAagcatcaaaatgaaatattaaatatacttCTAAATTTAGCCACCATATGgtcaatcattttattttattttatcttttcctttccccttctccattttcaatccttttatttttcccgTTCATtaatttctctcctttttctttcgttCTGCTTTTTcgatctttctttctttcattttcatttttctttactttcctgccaatttctttttcttttatttcttctcctaattattccttctttctttctcttctattttcttcttctcattgCCCCTAACtacttctttttaatctttttttctagTTCCTCTATATATACCAACTCCAGctctcatctttttctttgttctctTGTTTTTTCCTCATCAACTTATCCCACATACAATACCAACAATAATCGACTAGTTGGTTAATTGGCTAGTTGTTATTGCTACCTTCATCAAAACTGACAAGTATTGATAGACAATACATCAATCAATAATCATCTTTGTTGCTAACGTAGCTCAAAGCAAGTATTCGATCATACACAAATATATTCCTTCTTATTGTTCATTGGTTTTGAGATATAACATCACATATATATGCAATACATCTCAAGGAAATGATTCCAAAACACccaacaaaaaatgtaaaaaccACTGTTTTAAAATGAAGCTGACATAACTCGTCAAAAATCCTTCCTAAACATGTTCATTATAGATAGAAATAacaagaagagagagagatcagagagagagaatttaCATGATCCCATGTCGGAGAAGCAATCACAGAGGCCGCTGGACCATGGCGACTCGTTTCCGGAGTTGTTCAGAAAACCATCGTCGCTGCCcatcttttaatatttcaaacaaCTAAACCAATACTTAACTAACTTTAAGACACAATTGTGGCCTGTGAAGTTCTTCTATACTCCAATTTATAGTGATTTTTCAAAGAGAATGAAGATGTAGAGAACacagttttttaaaagttcaaatacaAGACTTGGTCTACATGCATGtgccaaatattaatttcaagtgaaatagaaaatgtAAATGTCGACTAACCGTTAAGTAAGCTCACATCAAATGATGctattaaatatgttttacgTATGGGAgctgatttttctttttccctagAGTTGACTCCTTTTGTGTAGACTTCTATAGTAGATATTAATCTTGAGggtattctttaatttttatctatCGACTTGTTTATCATTTATGTACATGCAGATATGAGATTTGATCTTTTAGTTTAAGTTAGGTGATCATCAACTAATTTCAACTTTACTTAGAGATAACAaccattttcatcaaattaatttcaaagtttaaaaacctaataacaaattaattaagtaaaataaaataaaaatttgttgctttctttattttgtgcAATCAAGGGTTTTAAAGAAAagccaaattttcaaataataatgcTGATaactatatttcatttttttttttaaatattaaatttattttatctaatttCTAACTACAGAAGTTGAATTTTTAGCTATATTTCAGAAacgaaaacttttttttcttcaataaatgacttgattttttaaaatattgaaatgatCATTTACTTGGtctattattttcaaaagcttgctattacttttagaaaattggCTAATTTGAAATGAACCTATAACAAAATGATGAGAGTAcacagaaacaaaattttgtaacattaaaaaataaatggttatgGAATTGTTTTCTACCATCCAAAAAGCTTTTAAAGGGACAAATCAACATATCACTCTACTTTGTTGTTTAAAATCGAAGGAAAAATAATGCAGATTTTATTCgttcaaagtttttttctattcaaattttttatttggttgttattttaattttagaaaatattttatttgtttaatgaattttaaaaagaataaataggTGGGTTTAGTTACACATGTCATGGCTAATTAATTTAGTGGATAGATGTTGATGGCAAAATGGGTTGAGAAAAAAACTAAGTATTGGTTTAATTTTCTGTCTCCTCTCTCCACAATGATTTTTGGTCCATCCCAATTCCCAACGCATCCTCAACAACATGGATCAAACGATTTGGGGACTAATTGTAGAAACTTAAGAGTAGATATTTGTAAATTGGaggttaaaaatatatttgtacaAAGTATTATTATAGCAAGTTGGATCCCCCCATGACTGCAGCCCCAATAGTTTAATATACATAGAATTAGGCAAACTTTGAACAAGTTATTGttatttccaaaataataataataataataaaacaggTGGGAGATAAGAAAGACGTACGAACAAATTATGAAATCCAATATATATGGtgaataagaataattttttatattttattattattatttgaatgttGGATATGAAAATTGAGTTTTATAAGCCTTATTGGGTATTtggatttttatatttatttatttattcattgtaACAACTagtcttattaaaaaaaatgaatgaagagGTTAATTATGGGGTATATTGAATTTGGATAGTTGTTTTGGGAAATAGTAAATCTTCCTTTATGTATAAAACATTAGCCACCCACGATTTTGTTGAGCACTTcaatgtttctttcttttcttttctttttaaaatttttttccCGTCAAAAGGTTGGAAAAGTAATAATCTAGAGGCTGCTTCTAATTGTTCCATCTCAAGTTAGTATGAAACTATGAAAGGATTGGAGTTGGAGAGACGTCCGTGGCAAGCAAGAAATGCAAACTAAGGGCTGCTTGTTAATTACTAGaactatttagaaaatagGTGATGTGGATTGAACAAAATACGATATGGTCAACCaccatttatattttatttgtaaaacaCAGGTGGCTTtaattttatctcaattttgctttttctagGCAGCCTTCTACGTATTCCAACTTGTTctatttaactaaaatataatgtgTTCTCATTGGGGATTGTATAATAATTCCCATAACTTTATTCacttcttaaaaaaagattcaacAACCAAATTGGATATAAATATCAGCAGAGGCTATacattatttatcaaaccatCTCATTCATAACCttcaagggaaaaaaagaaaagaaaaaagaattgaagataTGGCTGAAGAAAAGATTGTTTTTCCTTCGTCAGGTTAGAAAGGCTCCTTCCCAGTTTGggatttttcttctcccttcagTTTCTCttcttaaaactttgaatCATTATTAGTcttttataattgaattgaatttacgTAGGTAAATCGTCGTGGCCGGAACTGGTATTCGTGAAATCTTCGGTTGCAGTGCATTGGATAGAAAGAGATCGACCTGATGTGAAGCCAGTTGTGCTGTTAGCTGGATCTCCCGTTACCGAAGATTTAAGGCCAAATCGAGTTcgtatttttgttaatatgaaCGATAGGGTTGTTGAAGTTCCTAGAACTGgttgaataaatataattaaaaatatatatatttggaattACAATTAAGATAATGTAATAATAAAGGTAGAATCTAGATTTCTACCCtcttttaaataaactattatttttaaataacttaaaataggATGCATACGACCAAATCTTCCTTTGCAATACGTCTTATCCAAAGAGATAATCCTAATGTGAAGAAAATCGTTGGGCTACATCTGTCTAGATAGAACTCCAATTATGACTTAAAGAAATAAGACTTCAACCACTTcgtatttttgttaatatcaACAATAAGGGTGTAACGACTCAACCTTTTGGACTGAGCTGAACTCATTACTTTAACACAAAGACACTTCGTCTTTTAAATGCAAAATATCGTAAAATCTGTTTAAAGCAAATAGACAATAAAGAAGCTTTATTCGGACCCTATTTCAAACGAAAACGAAGGTACAAAAGTATCGTTTTTAAAGTCATCAAAAAACAAACTGTTGTTCTAAACATGAAACTCATTCCCATCATTAAGActtaagaaaaatggtaaaacattaaaaaaaattgtaacagGAAGCATTTTTGAAGGAGTGTTCCCATATGGCGATCATGAGTCCTTCTTGCTCCTCACCGGTCTACCTCTCGTGTTACCTTTTCctgaaaaagttaaacatgaaATTGTGTATAAAATATACCCAACAAGAGATATACTACTAGTCTCGTTAGTGGTAAAAACAGTTAACTTCCTATTAGGAGGTACTCTGCACCATaacagtcttgtgatcccgtaggatacacgtCAATCAATCTAGTGATCCTGAAGGATGTACATATCAGTGTAGTGATCTCGAATAATGTACACATCAGTCTTAGTGATCTCGAAGGATGCACACATCAGTCTAGTGATCCCGAAGGATACACTCATCAGTCTAATGATCCCGAATGATGCATAAGTGGTGATTTCGTTGGACACCGTCCAAGGTACACTACCCCATAGATAAAGTTAACAGTTTTTCcccaattcaattcaaatagTTCATAACTGTCACATCAAAGTACAATTAAAACTATCAACATTACTCATTCTCTACACATAGCCAGTAAAAAATATACACACTAGTGCATATCACAGCTGAGTCATCAAACAACACATTCAAATGTACATAACAGTCAAGTCGATCATCTCATCTCAGGTTAGTGTAATCCATTAACACATTCAAATCTACATATAAGTCGTCCATCCATTTCAACTTCAATATAGGGTCCGGTAGGAGAAATCCATTACCTTAACTTTACCTAAGCTCCTTGATCGAACTAAAGTCCAACAAACCAAACCTAAACATAAAGATAAGAATTAAACTCAACGTGAATTCCACAACTTACCCAAGTAAATGGAGAATTGAACTCCAAACCAACTTGTCATAATTTATCCAAGAACTCGAGCACTACTTCTAACACCTTCAAGGACCAAACGATAACCCAACCAATTATTCCAACATCAACTCTTAAAAATATCTATGAAAACAACCACAAAACCCATAATTTATCTCCTTACCACAAAATGACTCGAGTGGTTgcaagaaaatggagaaagcTAGTTGGCAGCTCTGCTTGGAAAGCAACTCGGTGCGCACGGCTAAGGGAAACAAACAGTTGGCTCGAACGAATGTTTCAGTTTAGATTGACGGAGAAGACCGGCTCGGGTTGTATGGTGACTGGCCCACAAACAGAACACGTGACTAAAAGGGGCATGTAATGCACACGGCTTGGGATACTTAACCGGTGcacttttatctttattttacttctttcttttttttgtgcaAAGTGAATTGactatatctttttctttttgtctttctctttgtcaaaattgtgcaaaaaaaaaaagaaaaatagtggTGAAATACCAAGTCGTCCAATATGTCAATGCATTCATCTTTTGAATCTAAGTTTGATGAGCTAAGCAATGTTCTTAAATGGGCTGAAGCAATGGAACAAAAATTTGGGGATAGTATAAACAGTTTTTCTCAAGTATTAGTATTATCCAGGTGCTAGCTCTCTTTTACACAAAATGATTTAGCGAAACTAAAGATGATCTTAGAGGCATTTACACATCAATGGAGATTCATGTTTTCGAAGATGTATGGATATATAGCAGAGTTGATGTACATACCGGTGAATTATTTTGCCTTAAGAgccataattaaattttgggaTCCAGCATATAGTTGTTTCACGTTTGATTTACTCCCAACCATAGAAGAATATCAAGCTATGCTTAGCATGTCtggaaaagaaaggaaaattatttatttcttcaatcataagcaaacaacaaaaaggacTTTGTCAAAGTTTTTAGAAACGGTCCATGccacaaaaattcaaaagcatATAAAAGTTAACGGTGGGGAAGAGATTGTGTCATTTGACTATCTAATAAAGACAACACACCCTTACTTTGATGAAGACAAAGGTCTTACTCTCTTGGCGTTGTGCATTTATGGAGCGGTGATTTTTCCTAAGGCAGAAGGTTATGTTGATGGAAAAGTTAACGGTGGGGAAGAGATTGTGTCATTCAATTGTTGTGTtcctttattatatatttggataCACAACTATATCAAATTTCCAGTAGAGTTTAGGTGTCCAAGGTTAGATTTCAGTAGCCCATAGAACTTAATTTGAAGCACAATTAGGAGAGTTTGGTATGGTGGTTCGGGATCCAACATATCCAAGGAAGGAGACTTCAGtgtctttcttttcaacaATGAGTTCTGAAAATGTCATATGGAAGACTCAATGGATGCCTTTGAAGGTAGTGATTTTTAGATGTAGAGATTTTTATAGTATGCCTTTGTTGGGACTATGGGATGGTGTTAACTATACaccattattagttttgcatTAGATGTGGCTCAAATAGTTTATACCACCAACTCATAATCTACAAGACTCTTGACTTTTCACAAATCTTGAAGATTGTCAAGGAAAAAATGTCGAGTAGTATGTGCATAAAAGTCTGTGAGTAAGATAAAAGACAAACAACACTATGAAGGAGTTACAGGTGGATACGAGGCATGGTAGGCAAACAAAAGGAATAATGTAATAGATGCCTTAAGGGAGGTAGTTCAAAgggtagaaaagaaaagcctTGAATAACCAAACCAATGGGTTGAGAAGAGCATAAAATTAGAAGTGAAAAATCGACTCTTAGAGCAATAGAATGAGAAACTTTGTAAAATTAAAGACAAGTCAATGGATGGATCATGCGACTTTTTTGTAGAAATAACTCGAAAAGACCAAGAGTTTCTTAATATCAAgataagttaaaaaagaaacttgaaGTATTAGATAAAGAGATGAGGCGAGtgaataaaacaaatagaaggttgaaaaatgaaaagacaaTATTTCAGGCAACAGCAAAATCACAAGatgaatatattaaagatttaGAAAGTGGGAAGGAATATTTTCTCGAGCTTGTCAATGATTTGAATACATCAATTGAAAAATGGGAAGCACACATAATAGATTCGGAAGCATACAATCATTCTCTACATCAAATTATTGATAGCCTACATGTGAAGATGGTCGAGCACTCTTAAGAGTATAAGATACTGAAAAATTATACTGATTCCTTACATTATCAACTTACtgcatttcaaaattcaagtgagATGATAGTGCAAGAATACAAGTTATTGAAGACAGATTACTTGCAAATGAAGATTGATTATGATTTACAAAGGAGAGATTTCAAATGCCAGTTGAACATGTAGATCAGACAGTTGAATTTCTTATAATAATGTCTAGAATAGCAAATGGTTTTGCAGAATGGGCAGCTTATTTAAggattaattttttctcaatgcAATCTCTTGCAAATGATCTGAATAGATTCTTGAAGATGATATGCAGATAACTTGAGCATTTTTGTCGTTTtcattaattgttttattttgctattaatAACAATGAGAGTGTTGTACATTATATTTCGTTTGTTTCTagttttagtttgatttttattttgtcaactttatattttatttggttttaatgtatttgaattcattatataataaaatttgttcgtttttcttctctttttctccctttctttttcgccttcaaagttttcaaaatcatcaaaGGAAAACATAGCTCGTCCTACTCCAAGTCGTCATCCTTACAATATGAGGTATAAAAGTCGAATCATGAAACAATAAGATAAAGACATGGATAAAATGAGACAAGAGATTAATAATCTTGGGaaacaagtttaaaaaatattattgctTTCAacgaaaaaagagaaattagtCATAGATACAGCACAATCAAGCAATCCAATTCAAGACACCGGTGATCCCATTTATCCTCTAGGATTTGTGCCATGCCACGAAAACGTTATGCAGTCTCAAACCACTTAACACTATGTTGCTATGAATCCACTCTTTCTTATCCCACCTCCTGTCCCAGATATAGAACAATTGGAAGctcaaactaaaattcaaGATATAGGACAAAGTGAGAACACTCCGACTAAGCAAAAACGAGATGTTTTCGAAGAAAGGTTGAGAGACTGGCATTTATGGAAATATAGATTCAACACAGTCGTGTTTGGTCCCAGACTTGATAATTCCAACaaagattaattaaagttCCCGAATTTGACAAATGTGATGGATCATCATGTCCAAGGAGTCATCTTATAATGTACTGTAGAAAGATGGGAGCACATattggtaaaataaattattgatccATTGTTTCCAGGACAGTTTGACTGGTCTAGCTACTCGATGGTATATTCAATTAGATAATGCTCACATTCATGTTATGAAGGACTTAGTTGTTGCATTTTTAAAGCAAtacaaacataataataagatGGCTCCAAATCATTTAGACTTGCAATAGATGGAGAACAAGAGTTTAGAAAGGTTCAAAGAATATGCTCAATGATGGAAAGATATGGTTGTCGAGGTTCAACCACCATTAACAGACAAAGAAATGACATCTATGATCATGAATACTTTGCGGACTCTGTTCTATGATCGAATGATTAGTAATGCAACAACCAATTTTTCTGACATTATTGTTAATGGtgacaaaattgaatatggGATAAAGCACAGGAGGTTAGTAGAGGCTTCAACTGAGTATAGGGGATTAAATAAAGGAACAACATCTAAGAAGAAATAAGGAGAGGTTCATGCAATTGGTTTTCCTAATTCAAGGAACCATAAATCGATTTTTGGCTAGAGAAAATAggaccaaatttttttttcatatataagaAATGTTTCTCATATCCCTTAGAACAACTATGTACCAATTCACTCCTTCTCTAGAACCTCAAAACCTGTTAACTCAAACTCTCCTCGACAATTTGTACAAGGTGAGGGTAGCAAGACCAACTCAGATACATGGTGATTTGATCCAATTTTCATGACTTATATAGAGTTTTTATCCTAGCTAATTCGAAATTGAGTTAGCTCCTATTTCAATGAATCCTATACAACCTCCTTATCCAAAATGGTAATGATTCAAATGTTCAATGTGATTATCATGCTGGAGGAGCAAACACTCAACTAAAACTTGTTTGGCTTTTAAAAGGAAGGtgtaatatttaattagtgtTGGATGGTTAAGCTTCAAAACAACTGGTGAGAAGCCAGATGTCAACAACAATCCACTGTCTAATcataaaaagtcaaaagtgAACGTTGTAGATTGCCTtgttgaaaaatgtaaaaaatgaaGTTCATGAGATAGTGATGCCTATGGAATCACTTTTTGAATGTCTTTTTGAAGCAGGATATGTTAGTCAAGAATATTTAGACCCCAACATAAGATATGGAGGGTACGATGAAAGCAGACATTGTATATTCCATCAAGGAGCTGAAGGTCACATTGTCCAACAGTGTTAGATCTAAAGTACAAAAACTTATTGACTCAAAGATACTTACGGTATACAGAGGACAAGGAAATGATGAGatga encodes:
- the LOC105435401 gene encoding inhibitor of trypsin and hageman factor, with product MAEEKIVFPSSGKSSWPELVFVKSSVAVHWIERDRPDVKPVVLLAGSPVTEDLRPNRVRIFVNMNDRVVEVPRTG